The Medicago truncatula cultivar Jemalong A17 chromosome 7, MtrunA17r5.0-ANR, whole genome shotgun sequence genome includes the window TCACCAAGGACTTCACaaactttcaacaaaatatgGACCTATAATACACCTTTTCCTAGGTTCCATGCCTTGTGTTGTAGCTTCCACACCAGAATCCGCTAAAGAGTTTCTTAAAACTCACGAAACCTATTTCTCCAACCGTCCTCAAAGTTCAGCTGTTGATTATCTAACATATGGCTCACAAGATTTTTCCTTTGCTCCATATGGACCTTATtggaaatttatcaagaaaatatGCATGTCTGAACTTCTTGGTGGTAACACATTGAGTCAACTTCTTCCTTTAAGGAGACAAGAGACAACAAGGTTTGTTAGTTTTTTGCTCAAGAAAGGGAAGGAGAATGAGGTTATTGATGTTGGAAGAGAGCTTTTGAAGTTGTCGAATAACGTTATTTCAAGGATGATTATGAGCCAAACTTGTAGTGAAAATGATGGTGAAGCTGAAGAGGTGAGGAAGTTGGTGCAAGACACTGTACATCTTACGGGGAAGTTTAATATTTCtgattttatttggttttttaagAACTGGGATGTCCAGGGGTTTAGCAAAGGGTTAGAGGAAATTAGGGACAGGTTTGATTCTATGATGGAGAGGATTATCAAGGAGCATCAAGAAGTAAGGAGGAGGAGAAAAGAAGTTGGTGGAGGAGAAGGTCAAATTAAGGATCTACTTGATATTTTAttggatattcttgaagatgaGAGCTCtgaaatcaaattgaaaatggAGAACATAAAAGCCTTCATCTTGGTAAGTGACAAGTGACTCAGATTTACATTATATGCACTCTAGATcgtattttgattttgtttttaaaatataattggcGAACTTGAAACATGAAACTTCTTATCTTGATCTAACGGCCGTGATCATTGATTGACTTAAATAGTCGATATCTAGTTACGTCTACGACCAATAttgcattttccttttatttacttATACAATGCCaaacttgaaagaaaaaaaaaactagctacACTGTAATAATTGTTGCACTAACTCTTTAAGTAAATACGATAATAGATTCTTTTTAAAACAATCATCGATCATACTTAACTTACTGCGTCCATATTTTAGATCACAAATGCTTTTTCTCTTTGGATCACTTGactttctaatctaaattttttatatgcTTAAAGTAAATATCAATAACTCATGCTTAAAGTGTTGTGCTTGTCTTCTAATCTAAACATTTTATGACAATTATACCATAATTGAAAGGAGGGACTtgcaatacaattttttaaacttGACAAAAAATTGATGATATAACCTTTATGATCTGGCAGGACATATTTATTGCTGGAACAGACACTTCAGCCCTAACCATAGAATGGGCACTGGCAGAGCTAATTAACAACCCACATATGATGGAAATAGCAAGACAAGAGATCAAtgatgtagttggaaataataGAATAGTAGAAGAATCAGACATTATCAACCTTCCTTACCTACAAGCAATAGTCAAAGAAACACTAAGGATTCACCCAACAGGTCCATTAATTGTTAGAGAATCATCTGAAAAGTGCACAATCCAAGGCTATGAGATACCAGCAAAGACACaattgtttgttaatatatggTCTATTGGAAGGGACCCTAATTATTGGGATAATCCACTTGAGTTTAGGCCAGAAAGGTTTATTAATGAAGTTGGAAATTTAGATGTGAGGGGTCAACATTTTCATTTGATTCCATTTGGGAGT containing:
- the LOC11444745 gene encoding cytochrome P450 93A3, with the translated sequence MVDYQGYILLFIIWLVSTIFVKAILTRKYKKSKLPPSPLSLPIIGHLHLIGSIPHQGLHKLSTKYGPIIHLFLGSMPCVVASTPESAKEFLKTHETYFSNRPQSSAVDYLTYGSQDFSFAPYGPYWKFIKKICMSELLGGNTLSQLLPLRRQETTRFVSFLLKKGKENEVIDVGRELLKLSNNVISRMIMSQTCSENDGEAEEVRKLVQDTVHLTGKFNISDFIWFFKNWDVQGFSKGLEEIRDRFDSMMERIIKEHQEVRRRRKEVGGGEGQIKDLLDILLDILEDESSEIKLKMENIKAFILDIFIAGTDTSALTIEWALAELINNPHMMEIARQEINDVVGNNRIVEESDIINLPYLQAIVKETLRIHPTGPLIVRESSEKCTIQGYEIPAKTQLFVNIWSIGRDPNYWDNPLEFRPERFINEVGNLDVRGQHFHLIPFGSGRRACPGTSLALHVVQTNLAAMIQCFEWKVKGGNGIVNMEEKPGLTLSRAHPLICVPVPRFNHFPSM